One stretch of Streptomyces sp. MMBL 11-1 DNA includes these proteins:
- the polA gene encoding DNA polymerase I, whose product MAETASKKTADNRPRLLLMDGHSLAYRAFFALPAENFTTAVGQPTNAVYGFMSMLANTLRDEVPTHFAVAFDVSRKTWRAREFPEYKANRSKTPDEFKGQVELIGELLDAMRADRFAVDGFEADDVIATLATQAEAAGFEVLIVTGDRDSFQLITENVTVLYPTKGVSELTRFTPEKVVEKYGLTPQQYPDFAALRGDPSDNLPGIPGVGEKTAAKWINQFGSFAELVERAEEVKGKAGQNFRDHLDAVKMNRVLTEMVRDVELPKAPADLERAPYDRTAVTGVLDILEIRNPSLRERLLAVDPGAAEAEPPAPAAGIELDGAVLGSGEVAPWLEAHGARPLGVMTVDTWSLGAGTVTEIALAAADGAAAWLDPAQLEEADERAFAAWVSDPARPKVLHNAKNVMRVFPEHGWRLEGVTMDTALAAYLVKPGRRSFALDALAVEYLGRELAPAAASDGQLAFGADDRAEADALMAQARAVLDLGDAFTTRLKEVGAAELLHDMELPTSILLARLERHGIAADRAHLEGMEQQFAGTVQQAVKEAHAAVGREFNLGSPKQLQEILFGELGLPKTKKTKTGYTTDADALAWLAAQTEHELPVLMLRHREQAKLRVTVEGLVKTIAADGRIHTTFNQTVAATGRLSSTDPNLQNIPVRTDEGRAIRRGFVVGEGFETLMTADYSQIELRVMAHLSEDAGLIEAFTSGEDLHTTVASQVFGVEKDAVDAEMRRKIKAMSYGLAYGLSAFGLSQQLNIDPAEARVLMDTYFERFGGVRDYLHRVVEEARATGYTETILGRRRYLPDLNSDNRQRREAAERMALNAPIQGTAADIVKVAMLRVDRALTEAELTSRMLLQVHDEIVLEIAKGERKRVEEILRHEMAHAVELRAPLDVSVGVGGDWESAAH is encoded by the coding sequence GTGGCTGAGACGGCATCGAAGAAGACGGCAGACAACCGACCGCGCCTGCTCCTCATGGACGGGCACTCCCTGGCGTACCGGGCGTTCTTCGCCCTGCCCGCGGAGAATTTCACGACGGCGGTGGGGCAGCCGACGAATGCCGTGTACGGCTTCATGTCGATGCTGGCGAACACGCTGCGTGATGAGGTGCCCACGCACTTCGCGGTGGCGTTCGACGTGTCGCGCAAGACGTGGCGTGCGCGGGAGTTCCCGGAGTACAAGGCGAACCGCTCCAAGACCCCCGACGAGTTCAAGGGGCAGGTCGAGCTGATCGGCGAGCTGCTGGACGCGATGCGCGCGGACCGGTTCGCGGTGGACGGCTTCGAGGCGGACGACGTCATCGCGACGCTGGCGACGCAGGCCGAGGCGGCCGGGTTCGAGGTGCTGATCGTCACCGGGGACCGGGACTCCTTCCAGCTGATCACGGAGAACGTGACCGTGCTGTACCCCACCAAGGGGGTCTCCGAGCTGACCCGGTTCACGCCGGAGAAGGTCGTCGAGAAGTACGGGCTCACCCCTCAGCAGTATCCGGACTTCGCCGCCCTGCGCGGCGACCCGTCGGACAACCTCCCCGGTATCCCCGGGGTGGGGGAGAAGACGGCCGCGAAGTGGATCAACCAGTTCGGTTCCTTCGCCGAGCTGGTGGAGCGGGCCGAGGAGGTCAAGGGCAAGGCCGGGCAGAATTTCCGCGACCACCTGGACGCGGTGAAGATGAACCGGGTGCTGACCGAGATGGTCCGTGACGTGGAGCTGCCGAAGGCCCCGGCCGACCTGGAGCGCGCTCCGTACGACCGCACGGCGGTCACCGGTGTCCTGGACATACTGGAGATCCGCAACCCGAGCCTGCGCGAGCGCCTCCTCGCCGTCGATCCCGGGGCGGCGGAGGCCGAGCCGCCCGCGCCCGCCGCCGGGATCGAGCTGGACGGGGCCGTGCTGGGCTCCGGCGAGGTCGCCCCGTGGCTGGAGGCGCACGGCGCGCGGCCGCTCGGCGTCATGACGGTGGACACCTGGTCGCTGGGCGCCGGCACGGTCACCGAGATCGCGCTCGCCGCCGCCGACGGGGCCGCCGCCTGGCTGGACCCGGCGCAGCTGGAGGAGGCCGACGAGCGGGCGTTCGCCGCCTGGGTCTCGGACCCGGCCCGGCCGAAGGTCCTGCACAACGCGAAGAACGTGATGCGGGTCTTCCCCGAGCACGGCTGGCGGCTCGAAGGCGTCACGATGGACACCGCTCTCGCCGCGTATCTGGTGAAGCCGGGCCGTCGCTCCTTCGCCCTGGACGCGCTGGCCGTGGAGTATCTGGGCCGGGAGCTGGCCCCGGCCGCCGCCTCCGACGGGCAGCTGGCCTTCGGCGCGGACGACCGGGCCGAGGCGGACGCGCTGATGGCGCAGGCCCGGGCCGTGCTCGACCTGGGCGACGCGTTCACCACCCGCCTGAAGGAGGTGGGCGCGGCGGAGCTGCTGCACGACATGGAGCTGCCGACGTCGATCCTCCTGGCCCGTCTGGAGCGGCACGGGATCGCCGCGGACCGGGCCCACCTGGAGGGGATGGAGCAGCAGTTCGCGGGGACCGTGCAGCAGGCGGTGAAGGAGGCGCACGCGGCGGTGGGCCGTGAGTTCAACCTCGGATCGCCCAAGCAGCTCCAGGAGATCCTCTTCGGCGAGCTGGGCCTGCCGAAGACGAAGAAGACCAAGACGGGATACACCACGGACGCGGACGCGCTGGCCTGGCTGGCGGCGCAGACCGAGCACGAGCTGCCGGTGCTGATGCTGCGCCACCGCGAGCAGGCCAAGCTGCGGGTCACCGTCGAGGGCCTGGTCAAGACGATCGCTGCGGACGGCCGGATCCACACCACGTTCAATCAGACGGTGGCGGCGACCGGCCGGCTCTCCTCCACCGACCCCAACCTGCAGAACATCCCCGTCCGTACGGACGAGGGCCGGGCGATCCGCCGGGGCTTCGTCGTCGGTGAGGGCTTCGAGACGCTGATGACGGCGGACTACAGCCAGATCGAGCTGCGGGTGATGGCGCACCTCTCCGAGGACGCCGGTCTGATCGAGGCGTTCACCTCCGGCGAGGACCTGCACACCACGGTCGCCTCGCAGGTCTTCGGCGTCGAGAAGGACGCGGTCGACGCGGAGATGCGCCGCAAGATCAAGGCCATGTCCTACGGACTGGCCTACGGCCTCTCCGCGTTCGGCCTCTCCCAGCAGCTGAACATCGATCCCGCCGAGGCCCGGGTGCTGATGGACACCTACTTCGAGCGGTTCGGCGGGGTACGGGACTATCTCCACCGGGTCGTCGAGGAGGCCAGGGCCACCGGGTACACGGAGACGATTCTCGGCAGGCGCCGCTATCTCCCCGACCTGAACAGCGACAACCGCCAGCGCCGTGAGGCCGCGGAGCGGATGGCGCTCAACGCCCCGATCCAGGGCACCGCCGCGGACATCGTGAAGGTGGCGATGTTGCGGGTGGACCGGGCGCTGACCGAGGCGGAGCTGACCTCGCGGATGCTGCTCCAGGTCCATGACGAAATCGTCCTGGAGATCGCGAAGGGCGAGCGGAAGCGGGTCGAGGAGATCCTGCGCCACGAGATGGCCCACGCGGTCGAGCTGCGTGCCCCGCTCGACGTCTCGGTCGGCGTCGGCGGGGACTGGGAGTCGGCCGCGCACTGA
- a CDS encoding FdhF/YdeP family oxidoreductase produces MATKPPTGDPVQDAPQVEPAPHAAAGLPAVAHSLRIAQQQMGVRRTARTLLKVNQKDGFDCPGCAWPEGDKRHTAEFCENGAKAVAEEATLRRVTPDFFAAHPLADLAERSGYWLGQQGRITQPVYLPEGADRYEAVTWERAFSIIAEELTALDSPDEALFYTSGRTSNEAAFLLQLFAREFGTNNLPDCSNMCHESSGSALTETIGVGKGSVSLEDLHQADLIIVAGQNPGTNHPRMLSALEKAKTAGAKIISVNPLPEAGMERFKNPQTPQGMVKGTALNDLFLQIRIGGDQALFRLLNKLILATDGAVDTAFVAEHTHGYEEFTKAAEAADWDETLTATGLTRAEIEQALALVLASKRTIVCWAMGLTQHKHSVPTIREVVNFLLLRGNIGRPGAGVCPVRGHSNVQGDRTMGIFERPAPAFLDALDKEFGITSPRHHGLDVVRSIQALRDGDAKVFFAMGGNFVAATPDTTVTEAAMRRARLTVHVSTKLNRSHAVTGTRALILPTLGRTDKDVQASGKQFVTVEDSMGMVHASRGNLTPASPHLLSEPAIVARLARAVLGAGSRTDWEAFERDYATIRDRISRVVPGFEDFNTRVARPGGFTLPHAPRDERRFPTATGRANFTAAPIEYPELPPGRLLLQTLRSHDQYNTTIYGLNDRYRGIKGGRRIVMVNPEDAAALGLADGTYTDLISEWKDGVERRADGFRVVHYPTARGCAAAYYPETNVLVPLGSTADTSNTPASKSVIVRFEEHRNAPGGD; encoded by the coding sequence ATGGCCACCAAGCCGCCGACCGGTGACCCGGTCCAGGACGCCCCGCAGGTCGAGCCGGCCCCGCACGCCGCCGCAGGACTGCCGGCCGTCGCCCACTCCCTGCGCATCGCCCAGCAGCAGATGGGGGTGCGCCGCACCGCGCGGACCCTCCTCAAGGTCAACCAGAAGGACGGCTTCGACTGCCCGGGCTGCGCCTGGCCCGAGGGCGACAAGCGGCACACCGCCGAATTCTGCGAGAACGGCGCCAAGGCCGTCGCCGAGGAGGCGACCCTGCGCCGCGTCACCCCCGACTTCTTCGCCGCCCACCCGCTGGCCGACCTCGCCGAACGCAGCGGATACTGGCTGGGCCAGCAGGGCCGGATCACCCAGCCGGTGTATCTCCCCGAGGGCGCCGACCGGTACGAGGCGGTGACCTGGGAGCGGGCGTTCTCAATCATCGCCGAGGAGCTGACCGCCCTCGACTCCCCCGACGAAGCCCTCTTCTACACCTCCGGCCGCACGAGCAACGAGGCCGCGTTCCTCCTCCAGCTCTTCGCCCGCGAGTTCGGCACCAACAACCTGCCGGACTGCTCCAACATGTGCCACGAGTCGTCCGGCTCGGCGCTCACCGAGACCATCGGCGTCGGCAAGGGCAGCGTCTCCCTGGAGGACCTGCACCAGGCCGACCTGATCATCGTCGCCGGACAGAACCCCGGCACGAACCACCCCCGGATGCTGTCCGCCCTGGAGAAGGCCAAGACCGCCGGGGCGAAGATCATCTCGGTGAACCCCCTGCCCGAAGCCGGCATGGAGCGGTTCAAGAACCCCCAGACCCCCCAGGGCATGGTCAAGGGCACCGCCCTCAACGACCTCTTCCTCCAGATCCGCATCGGCGGCGACCAAGCCCTCTTCCGCCTCCTCAACAAGCTGATCCTCGCGACCGACGGAGCCGTCGACACCGCGTTCGTCGCCGAACACACCCACGGCTACGAGGAGTTCACCAAGGCCGCCGAAGCGGCCGACTGGGACGAGACCCTCACCGCCACCGGCCTCACCCGCGCCGAGATCGAGCAGGCCCTCGCCCTCGTCCTCGCCTCGAAACGCACCATCGTCTGCTGGGCGATGGGCCTCACCCAGCACAAGCACTCCGTGCCCACCATCCGCGAAGTCGTCAACTTCCTCCTCCTGCGCGGAAACATCGGCCGCCCCGGCGCCGGAGTCTGCCCGGTGCGCGGCCACTCCAACGTCCAGGGCGACCGCACCATGGGCATCTTCGAACGGCCCGCACCGGCCTTCCTCGACGCCCTCGACAAGGAGTTCGGCATCACCTCGCCGCGCCACCACGGCCTGGACGTGGTGCGCTCCATCCAGGCCCTGCGCGACGGCGACGCGAAGGTCTTCTTCGCGATGGGCGGCAACTTCGTCGCGGCCACACCCGACACCACCGTCACCGAGGCCGCGATGCGCCGCGCCCGCCTCACCGTCCACGTCTCGACCAAGCTCAACCGCTCCCACGCCGTGACCGGGACCCGCGCCCTGATCCTGCCCACGCTCGGCAGGACCGACAAGGACGTCCAGGCAAGCGGCAAACAGTTCGTCACCGTCGAGGACTCCATGGGCATGGTCCACGCCTCACGCGGCAACCTCACCCCCGCGAGCCCCCACCTGCTCTCCGAACCCGCCATCGTCGCCCGCCTCGCCCGCGCCGTCCTCGGCGCCGGCTCCCGTACGGACTGGGAGGCCTTCGAGCGGGACTACGCCACCATCCGCGACCGCATCTCCCGCGTCGTCCCCGGCTTCGAGGACTTCAACACCCGCGTCGCCCGCCCCGGCGGCTTCACCCTCCCCCACGCCCCCCGCGACGAGCGCCGCTTCCCCACCGCCACCGGCCGCGCCAACTTCACCGCCGCCCCCATCGAGTACCCCGAACTCCCGCCCGGCAGGCTCCTGTTGCAGACACTGCGCTCCCACGACCAGTACAACACCACCATCTACGGCCTCAACGACCGCTACCGGGGCATCAAGGGCGGCCGCCGCATCGTCATGGTCAACCCCGAGGACGCCGCCGCCCTCGGCCTCGCCGACGGCACCTACACCGACCTCATCAGCGAATGGAAGGACGGCGTCGAGCGCCGCGCGGACGGCTTCCGCGTCGTCCACTACCCCACCGCCCGGGGCTGCGCCGCCGCCTACTACCCGGAGACCAACGTCCTGGTCCCCCTCGGCTCCACGGCGGACACCAGCAACACCCCGGCCAGCAAGTCGGTCATCGTCCGCTTCGAGGAGCACCGGAACGCCCCCGGCGGCGACTGA
- a CDS encoding PaaI family thioesterase, which translates to MGEHTTPLFPQEVIDEYAALGVDLPALFSAGHLGERMGVTIVEASADRVVGTMPVEGNTQPYGLLHGGASAVLAETLGSIGSMLHGGASKIAVGVDLNCTHHRGARSGLVTGVATPVHQGRSTATYEIVITDEQDKRVCTARLTCLLRDAPRPGAN; encoded by the coding sequence ATGGGCGAGCACACCACACCCCTCTTCCCGCAGGAAGTCATCGACGAATACGCGGCACTCGGCGTCGACCTGCCCGCCCTCTTCTCCGCCGGCCACCTCGGCGAGCGCATGGGCGTGACCATCGTCGAGGCCTCCGCCGACCGCGTCGTCGGCACCATGCCCGTCGAGGGCAACACCCAGCCCTACGGCCTCCTGCACGGCGGCGCCTCCGCCGTCCTCGCCGAAACCCTCGGATCCATCGGCTCCATGCTCCACGGCGGAGCCTCCAAAATCGCGGTCGGCGTCGACCTCAACTGCACCCACCACCGGGGCGCCCGCAGCGGCCTCGTGACCGGCGTCGCCACCCCCGTACACCAAGGCCGCTCCACCGCCACGTACGAGATCGTCATCACCGACGAACAGGACAAGCGGGTCTGCACCGCACGCCTCACCTGCCTCCTCCGCGACGCCCCCCGCCCCGGAGCGAACTGA
- a CDS encoding branched-chain amino acid ABC transporter substrate-binding protein, whose translation MLILTAVLTTGALTLTACGSRDDSKNSGGGDGGNQTVVIGLDAPLTGDLSALGLGIKNSADLAVKTANKEKTVPGITFKLEALDDQAQPSVGQQNAVKLIGTKEVLGVVGPLNSGVAQSMQKPLNDAKLTQVSPANTGTELTQGNKWKTGDKKRPFASYFRTATTDQIQGAFAAKYLFETAKIKDVYLIDDQKPYGAGLAASFKATFTELGGKIVGTDHVNPEDRDFNSVATKVKSSKAKAVYYGGEYPAGAPLSQQIKDSVQIPFMGGDGMYSADFIKLNKKAEGDIATSVGKPVEELESAKKFIADYKTAGYKDAYEAYGGGTYDATWSIIEAVKIVAAENDGKIPAEDGRAKVLEAMAKVKFEGVTGPVSFDEYGDTTNTLMTAYQVTGGKWVSKVSSTVE comes from the coding sequence TTGCTCATACTCACCGCAGTGCTCACCACCGGAGCACTCACCCTCACCGCCTGCGGTTCGCGCGACGACAGCAAGAACAGCGGCGGCGGCGACGGAGGCAACCAGACGGTCGTCATCGGCCTCGACGCCCCGCTCACCGGCGACCTGTCCGCCCTCGGCCTCGGCATCAAGAACTCCGCCGACCTCGCCGTCAAGACGGCGAACAAGGAAAAGACCGTCCCCGGCATCACCTTCAAACTGGAAGCACTCGACGACCAGGCCCAGCCCTCCGTCGGCCAGCAGAACGCCGTCAAGCTCATCGGCACCAAAGAGGTCCTCGGCGTCGTCGGCCCGCTGAACTCCGGCGTCGCCCAGTCGATGCAGAAGCCCCTCAACGACGCCAAGCTGACCCAGGTCTCCCCCGCCAACACCGGCACCGAGCTGACCCAGGGCAACAAGTGGAAGACCGGCGACAAGAAGCGCCCCTTCGCCTCCTACTTCCGCACCGCCACCACCGACCAGATCCAGGGCGCCTTCGCGGCCAAGTACCTCTTCGAAACCGCGAAGATCAAGGACGTCTACCTCATCGACGACCAGAAGCCCTACGGCGCCGGACTCGCCGCCTCCTTCAAGGCGACGTTCACCGAACTCGGCGGCAAGATCGTCGGCACCGACCACGTCAACCCCGAGGACCGCGACTTCAACTCCGTCGCCACCAAGGTCAAGAGCTCCAAGGCCAAGGCCGTCTACTACGGCGGCGAGTACCCCGCCGGCGCCCCCCTGAGCCAGCAGATCAAGGACAGCGTCCAGATCCCCTTCATGGGCGGCGACGGCATGTACAGCGCCGACTTCATCAAGCTCAACAAGAAGGCCGAAGGCGACATCGCCACCTCCGTCGGCAAGCCCGTCGAGGAGCTGGAGTCCGCCAAGAAGTTCATCGCGGACTACAAGACGGCCGGCTACAAGGACGCCTACGAGGCCTACGGCGGCGGCACCTACGACGCCACCTGGTCCATCATCGAAGCCGTCAAGATCGTCGCCGCCGAGAACGACGGCAAGATCCCCGCCGAGGACGGCCGCGCCAAGGTCCTCGAAGCCATGGCCAAGGTCAAGTTCGAGGGCGTCACCGGCCCCGTCTCCTTCGACGAATACGGCGACACCACCAACACCCTGATGACCGCCTACCAGGTCACCGGCGGCAAGTGGGTCTCCAAGGTCAGCAGCACCGTCGAGTAA
- a CDS encoding branched-chain amino acid ABC transporter permease, whose protein sequence is MNELPQQLANGLILGAMYGLIAIGYTMVYGIIQLINFAHGEIFMIGGFGALTVYLGLPSGFSLIAAIPLMIVGGVIAAVAISMAAERFAYRPLRGGPRLAPLITAIGLSLALQQAVWMWYPDATKDRSFPQFEGEAFDILGATIQRGDIFVLVVAPLCMLALGLFVSKTRAGRGMQATSQDPDTAKLMGINTDRIIVMAFAIGAAFAAVAAVAYGLKNGQIGFRMGFIMGLKAFTAAVLGGIGNIYGAMLGGIVLGVAEALATGYMSEVPGMELFGGGAWKDVWAFALLIIVLLVRPQGLLGERVSDRA, encoded by the coding sequence GTGAACGAACTGCCGCAACAGCTGGCCAATGGACTCATCCTCGGCGCGATGTACGGTCTCATCGCGATCGGTTACACGATGGTCTACGGAATCATCCAGCTCATCAACTTCGCGCACGGCGAGATCTTCATGATCGGGGGCTTCGGAGCCCTCACGGTCTACCTCGGGCTTCCGTCCGGATTCTCCCTCATAGCCGCGATACCCCTCATGATCGTCGGCGGCGTCATAGCCGCCGTCGCCATCAGCATGGCCGCCGAGCGCTTCGCCTACCGCCCCCTGCGCGGCGGACCACGCCTGGCACCACTCATCACCGCCATCGGGCTCTCCCTCGCCCTCCAGCAAGCGGTATGGATGTGGTACCCCGACGCCACCAAGGACCGCTCCTTCCCCCAGTTCGAAGGCGAAGCCTTCGACATCCTCGGCGCCACCATCCAGCGCGGCGACATCTTCGTCCTCGTCGTCGCCCCCCTCTGCATGCTCGCCCTCGGCCTCTTCGTCTCCAAGACCCGCGCCGGCCGCGGCATGCAGGCCACCTCCCAGGACCCCGACACCGCCAAGCTCATGGGCATCAACACCGACCGCATCATCGTCATGGCCTTCGCCATCGGTGCCGCGTTCGCCGCCGTCGCCGCCGTCGCCTACGGGCTCAAGAACGGCCAGATCGGCTTCCGCATGGGCTTCATCATGGGCCTCAAAGCCTTCACCGCAGCCGTCCTCGGCGGCATCGGCAACATCTACGGCGCCATGCTCGGCGGCATCGTCCTCGGCGTCGCCGAAGCCCTCGCCACCGGCTACATGAGCGAAGTCCCCGGCATGGAACTCTTCGGCGGCGGCGCCTGGAAGGACGTATGGGCCTTCGCGCTCCTCATCATCGTCCTCCTCGTACGCCCCCAGGGCCTGCTCGGCGAGCGCGTCTCGGATCGGGCGTGA
- a CDS encoding branched-chain amino acid ABC transporter permease — protein MTMTTTTTPTTSALIPLPASTARHLTTAGAAIALIGTFLAWTWTAEFPGDLTVTGYPGGLQVLTLVGTVLTLLFALSGYGIKGLGWLTPGGTNSPVRLAALGVLGTTAFTIGAIAAKLGGIVNLEPGAWVALVGAIIATVASLGLPSDQELDDTTHPTPLNRLVNSLRAPAPGRAKELPNWAEILIIAGAFGVALHVFTYGIDTEYAELFIGYIISVAFGFTALTRAGLIARITRLTTKHRNVTMAAALIAAFCFPFTQQNEQYALIGANILIFATVALGLNVVVGLAGLLDLGYVAFLGVGAYAAALVSGSPLSPVGVQFPFWAAVLTGAAASLVFGVVIGAPTLRLRGDYLAIVTLGFGEIFRLTVNALNGVSGPDLTNGSQGIPSIPDLNLFGFDFGVSHDIAGFTLGRSANYYLLMLVFTAVVVLVFRRSGESRIGRAWVAIREDETAATAMGINAFRLKLLAFALGATLAGLAGTVQAHVSYTVTPEQYQFAGSVPPNSAFLLAAVILGGMGTLSGPLVGAALLYLIPAKLQFMQDYQLFLFGIALILLMRFRPEGLVADRRKQLEFHETGQLDVPPDTPLTDQAAGTTKAGA, from the coding sequence ATGACCATGACTACCACCACCACACCCACCACCAGCGCTCTCATCCCGCTCCCCGCGAGCACGGCCCGCCACCTCACCACCGCCGGCGCGGCCATCGCCCTCATCGGCACCTTCCTCGCCTGGACCTGGACCGCCGAATTCCCCGGCGACCTCACCGTCACCGGCTACCCCGGCGGCCTCCAGGTCCTCACCCTCGTCGGCACCGTCCTCACCCTCCTGTTCGCCCTCTCCGGCTACGGAATCAAGGGACTCGGCTGGCTCACCCCCGGCGGCACCAACAGCCCCGTCCGACTCGCCGCCCTCGGCGTCCTCGGCACCACCGCCTTCACCATCGGCGCCATCGCCGCCAAACTCGGCGGCATCGTCAACCTCGAACCCGGAGCCTGGGTCGCGCTCGTCGGCGCCATCATCGCCACCGTCGCCTCCCTCGGCCTCCCCAGCGACCAGGAACTCGACGACACCACCCACCCCACCCCGCTCAACCGCCTGGTCAACAGCCTCCGAGCCCCCGCGCCCGGACGCGCCAAGGAACTCCCCAACTGGGCCGAGATCCTCATCATCGCCGGAGCCTTCGGCGTCGCCCTCCACGTCTTCACGTACGGCATCGACACCGAATACGCCGAACTCTTCATCGGCTACATCATCAGCGTCGCGTTCGGCTTCACCGCCCTCACCCGAGCCGGCCTCATCGCCCGCATCACCCGGCTGACCACCAAGCACCGCAACGTCACCATGGCCGCCGCACTCATCGCGGCCTTCTGCTTCCCCTTCACCCAGCAGAACGAGCAATACGCACTCATCGGCGCGAACATCCTCATCTTCGCGACCGTCGCACTCGGCCTCAACGTCGTCGTCGGCCTCGCCGGCCTCCTCGACCTCGGATACGTCGCCTTCCTCGGCGTCGGCGCCTACGCCGCCGCCCTGGTCTCCGGCTCCCCGCTCTCCCCCGTCGGCGTCCAGTTCCCCTTCTGGGCCGCCGTCCTCACCGGCGCCGCGGCCTCACTGGTCTTCGGCGTCGTCATCGGCGCCCCGACCCTCCGACTGCGCGGCGACTACCTCGCCATCGTCACCCTCGGATTCGGCGAGATCTTCCGCCTCACCGTCAACGCCCTCAACGGCGTCAGCGGCCCCGACCTCACCAACGGCTCCCAGGGCATCCCCAGCATCCCCGACCTCAACCTCTTCGGCTTCGACTTCGGCGTCAGCCACGACATCGCCGGATTCACCCTCGGCAGGTCGGCCAACTACTACCTGCTAATGCTCGTCTTCACCGCCGTCGTCGTCCTGGTCTTCCGACGCTCCGGAGAATCCCGCATCGGCCGCGCCTGGGTCGCCATCCGCGAGGACGAAACCGCAGCCACCGCCATGGGCATCAACGCCTTCCGGCTCAAGCTGCTCGCCTTCGCCCTCGGCGCCACCCTCGCCGGACTCGCCGGTACCGTCCAGGCCCACGTCTCCTACACCGTGACGCCCGAGCAGTACCAGTTCGCCGGCTCCGTGCCCCCGAACTCCGCCTTCCTCCTCGCCGCCGTCATCCTCGGCGGCATGGGAACCCTCAGTGGACCCCTCGTCGGCGCCGCACTGCTCTACCTCATCCCGGCCAAGCTGCAGTTCATGCAGGACTACCAGCTCTTCCTCTTCGGCATCGCACTCATCCTCCTGATGCGCTTCCGCCCCGAAGGGCTCGTCGCCGACCGCAGGAAGCAACTCGAATTCCACGAGACCGGCCAACTCGACGTCCCACCGGACACCCCACTCACCGACCAGGCCGCCGGCACCACGAAGGCGGGGGCGTGA
- a CDS encoding ABC transporter ATP-binding protein — translation MTTTTTTPASPATTVLDASGVTMRFGGLTAVRDVDLTVNSGEIVGLIGPNGAGKTTFFNCLTGLYIPTEGKVSYKGTVLPPKPHLVTKAGIARTFQNIRLFANMTVLENVLVGRHTRTKEGLWSALLRLPGYHKAEDASRERAMELLEFIGLQDKADHLARNLPYGDQRKLEIARALASDPGLLLLDEPTAGMNPQETRVTEELIFAIRDQGIAVLVIEHDMRFIFNLCDRVACLVQGEKLVEGTPGDVQADERVVAAYLGTPFEGAPGAEEIAEVEAAEAHAGTTSTTTPAKDTTPDTTSTDEEGTR, via the coding sequence ATGACCACCACAACAACCACCCCGGCCAGCCCGGCCACCACGGTCCTCGACGCCAGCGGCGTCACCATGCGCTTCGGCGGACTCACCGCCGTACGCGACGTCGACCTCACCGTCAACAGTGGCGAAATCGTCGGACTCATCGGCCCCAACGGCGCCGGCAAGACCACCTTCTTCAACTGCCTCACCGGCCTCTACATCCCCACCGAGGGCAAGGTCAGCTACAAGGGCACCGTCCTGCCGCCCAAACCCCACCTCGTCACCAAGGCCGGCATCGCCCGCACCTTCCAGAACATCCGGCTCTTCGCCAACATGACCGTCCTGGAAAACGTCCTCGTCGGACGCCACACCCGGACCAAGGAAGGCCTCTGGTCAGCCCTCCTGCGCCTCCCCGGCTACCACAAGGCAGAAGACGCCAGCCGCGAACGCGCCATGGAACTCCTGGAGTTCATCGGCCTCCAGGACAAGGCCGACCACCTCGCGCGCAACCTCCCCTACGGAGACCAGCGCAAGCTGGAAATCGCCCGCGCACTCGCCAGCGACCCCGGACTCCTCCTCCTGGACGAGCCCACCGCCGGCATGAACCCCCAGGAAACCCGCGTCACCGAAGAACTCATCTTCGCCATCCGGGACCAGGGCATCGCCGTCCTCGTCATCGAGCACGACATGCGGTTCATCTTCAACCTCTGCGACCGCGTCGCCTGCCTCGTCCAGGGCGAAAAACTCGTCGAAGGCACCCCCGGCGACGTCCAGGCCGACGAACGCGTCGTCGCCGCCTACCTCGGCACTCCCTTCGAAGGCGCCCCCGGCGCCGAAGAAATCGCCGAGGTCGAAGCAGCCGAAGCCCACGCCGGAACCACCAGCACCACCACCCCGGCAAAGGACACCACGCCCGACACCACCAGCACCGATGAGGAGGGCACCCGATGA